The following proteins come from a genomic window of Streptomyces liliiviolaceus:
- a CDS encoding SCO6880 family protein — MTTESHVSHPVTPRRTYLIGRARPSAIVGRNRESGEIGLIIAGAFLGMMCGLVVPVLSLRIVLLMGFPMLALAAVYVPYKRRTFYKWFEINRSYKRGLRRGTAYRSDVMESGTRTDGREVEIGPPPGIGRISWLAAPFGPDEIAVLLHADRKTVTAAIEIEGPGVGLRDSEDQEALVDRFGTLLKHVANGDGFVTRIQMLARTLPADPDAHAKDVSVRGDDRAPGWLQESYEQLSSMVSTSSEQHRAYLVACMHYSRELAAEGHAMARAARPKGGKKLDKDAGLAVVMARELTDICSRLQEADIRVRQPLGQGRLSSLVHSMYDPDHPIDHIQAMTKRNAWPAELDAMEPTYLQAKTRESSTRAPWCHSTAWVKEWPMTPVGVNFLAPLLVHTPDVIRTVAVTMDLEPTEVAIERMLTEKTNDDAEASRQAKMNRTVDPRDVASHNRVDQRGQDLASGAAGVNLVGYITVSSRNPEALARDKRTIRASAGKSYLKLEWCDREHHRAFVNTLPFATGIRR; from the coding sequence TTGACGACCGAGTCCCACGTGTCCCATCCGGTCACGCCCCGCCGTACATATCTGATCGGCCGCGCCCGGCCGAGCGCGATCGTCGGCCGCAACCGCGAGTCCGGCGAGATCGGGCTCATCATCGCGGGCGCGTTCCTCGGCATGATGTGCGGCCTGGTCGTCCCCGTGCTCTCCCTGCGCATCGTGCTGCTCATGGGCTTCCCGATGCTCGCGCTGGCCGCGGTCTACGTCCCGTACAAGCGGCGGACCTTCTACAAGTGGTTCGAGATCAACCGCAGTTACAAGCGCGGCCTGCGCCGCGGCACCGCCTACCGCAGCGACGTCATGGAGTCGGGCACCCGCACCGACGGCCGCGAGGTCGAGATCGGCCCGCCGCCGGGCATCGGACGCATCTCCTGGCTCGCGGCACCCTTCGGCCCGGACGAGATCGCCGTCCTCCTGCACGCCGACCGCAAGACCGTCACCGCCGCCATCGAGATCGAGGGCCCCGGCGTCGGCCTGCGCGACAGCGAGGACCAGGAAGCCCTCGTCGACCGCTTCGGCACCCTCCTCAAGCACGTCGCCAACGGAGACGGCTTCGTCACCCGCATCCAGATGCTCGCCCGCACCCTCCCCGCCGACCCGGACGCCCACGCCAAGGACGTCTCCGTACGCGGCGACGACCGCGCCCCCGGCTGGCTGCAGGAGTCGTACGAGCAGCTCTCGTCCATGGTGTCGACCAGCAGCGAACAGCACCGCGCCTACCTCGTCGCCTGCATGCACTACTCCCGCGAACTGGCCGCCGAGGGCCACGCGATGGCCCGCGCCGCCCGCCCCAAGGGCGGCAAGAAGCTCGACAAGGACGCCGGGCTCGCCGTCGTCATGGCCCGCGAGCTCACCGACATCTGCTCCCGCCTCCAGGAGGCCGACATCCGGGTGCGCCAGCCGCTCGGACAGGGACGGCTCTCCTCCCTCGTGCATTCGATGTACGACCCGGACCACCCCATCGACCACATCCAGGCCATGACCAAGCGCAACGCCTGGCCGGCCGAGCTGGACGCCATGGAGCCGACCTACCTCCAGGCCAAGACCCGCGAGTCCTCCACCCGCGCCCCCTGGTGCCACTCCACGGCCTGGGTGAAGGAGTGGCCGATGACCCCGGTGGGCGTCAACTTCCTCGCCCCGCTGCTCGTCCACACCCCGGACGTCATCCGCACGGTCGCCGTCACGATGGACCTCGAACCCACCGAGGTCGCCATCGAGCGGATGCTGACCGAGAAGACGAACGACGACGCCGAGGCCAGCCGCCAGGCCAAGATGAACCGCACCGTCGACCCGCGCGACGTCGCCTCGCACAACCGTGTCGACCAGCGCGGCCAGGACCTCGCGAGCGGCGCCGCCGGCGTCAACCTCGTCGGATACATCACCGTCTCGTCCCGCAACCCCGAGGCGCTCGCCCGCGACAAGCGGACGATAAGGGCCTCCGCCGGGAAGTCGTACCTGAAGCTCGAATGGTGCGACCGCGAGCACCACCGCGCCTTCGTCAACACACTCCCGTTCGCGACCGGCATCCGGAGGTAG
- a CDS encoding ATP-binding protein, whose protein sequence is MRDPLSVLTESFTSFLFGKVETTRPPVRTSTGQAQAVYLPTAAPGLGDSGVIIGREVYSGKGYIYDPFQLYGQQLPAPHWLVLGESGNGKSALEKTYVMRQLRFKDRQVVVLDAQGEDGVGEWNLIAQELGLTPIRLDPTAALDMGIRLNPLDPAITTTGQLALLRTIIEVAMGHGLDERSGFALKVAHAYVNETIIDRQPVLTDIVEQLRHPEPESAEAMNVAIDDVRAWGLDVALVIDRLVDGDLRGMFDGPTTVGIDLDAPLIVFDLSHIDRNSIAMPILMAIVGVWLEHTWIRPDRKKRIFLVEEAWHIINSPFVAQLFQRLLKFGRRLGLSFVAVVHHLSDVVDGAAAKEAAAILKMASTRTIYAQKADEARMTGRVLGLPRWAVEIIPSLTPGIAVWDVNGNVQVVKHLISETERPLVFTDRAMTESSADHLADDALRAAELEAEERAAAFMEHHLSDLDDSSESTVA, encoded by the coding sequence ATGCGGGACCCGCTGTCCGTCCTCACGGAAAGCTTCACGTCCTTCCTCTTCGGCAAGGTCGAGACGACCCGCCCGCCGGTGCGCACCTCCACCGGCCAGGCCCAGGCCGTCTACCTGCCGACCGCGGCCCCCGGCCTCGGCGACTCCGGCGTCATCATCGGCCGCGAGGTGTACTCCGGGAAGGGCTACATCTACGACCCCTTCCAGCTGTACGGACAGCAGCTACCGGCGCCGCACTGGCTCGTCCTCGGCGAGTCCGGCAACGGCAAGTCGGCGCTGGAGAAGACGTACGTCATGCGGCAGCTGCGGTTCAAGGACCGCCAGGTCGTCGTCCTCGACGCACAGGGCGAGGACGGGGTGGGCGAGTGGAACCTCATCGCCCAGGAGCTGGGACTGACCCCGATCCGCCTGGACCCGACCGCCGCCCTGGACATGGGAATCCGGCTCAACCCGCTCGACCCGGCGATCACGACGACCGGCCAGCTCGCGCTGCTCCGGACGATCATCGAGGTCGCGATGGGCCACGGCCTGGACGAGCGCTCCGGCTTCGCGCTGAAGGTCGCGCACGCCTACGTCAACGAGACGATCATCGACCGCCAGCCCGTTCTGACGGACATCGTCGAGCAGCTCCGCCACCCCGAACCGGAGTCGGCGGAGGCGATGAACGTCGCCATAGACGACGTACGCGCCTGGGGCCTCGACGTCGCCCTGGTCATCGACCGCCTGGTCGACGGCGACCTGAGGGGCATGTTCGACGGCCCGACGACGGTCGGCATCGACCTGGACGCCCCGCTCATCGTCTTCGACCTGTCCCACATCGACCGCAACTCCATCGCCATGCCCATCCTCATGGCGATCGTCGGCGTGTGGCTGGAGCACACCTGGATCCGCCCCGACCGGAAGAAGCGCATCTTCCTCGTCGAGGAGGCCTGGCACATCATCAACAGCCCGTTCGTGGCCCAGCTCTTCCAGCGCCTGCTGAAGTTCGGCCGCCGCCTCGGTCTGTCCTTCGTCGCCGTCGTCCACCACCTGTCGGACGTCGTGGACGGAGCCGCCGCCAAGGAGGCCGCGGCGATCCTCAAGATGGCCTCGACACGGACGATCTACGCCCAGAAGGCCGACGAGGCCAGAATGACGGGCCGTGTCCTCGGCCTGCCCCGCTGGGCGGTCGAGATCATCCCCTCCCTCACCCCCGGCATCGCCGTGTGGGACGTCAACGGCAACGTCCAGGTCGTCAAACACCTGATCTCCGAGACCGAGCGCCCCCTCGTCTTCACCGACCGCGCCATGACGGAGTCGTCGGCCGACCACCTCGCGGACGATGCGCTGCGCGCCGCCGAGCTGGAGGCCGAGGAACGGGCCGCGGCGTTCATGGAGCACCACCTGAGCGACCTCGACGACTCGTCCGAGTCCACAGTGGCGTAA
- a CDS encoding P-loop NTPase family protein, which translates to MRPDDRDRDRHSGGGQGGVPDGLLLGILAFVLGMTVMVWTATGLAGLFSHGSWPSGTTFRRTPLAIRQLVEAPHDLPAAWPDTPPDQLSGYGLFWGLFIGQLMVLVVLTVFVLGTVARWRAGRARRRTLAATPEPEPDLLTKGEPEIPRSRAAERPEVTRPPVEHTAAPAARSAEPPPVSVPMETAERAGGWENPATAPQGIVLGPRETRHPLAVQAIRDADGPALVITSDPTLWSSTKDARAKLGPVLLYDPSHLCDTPARLHWSPSAGCETKDTAKARAAALLAPVRPTARIDQAVADTAETLLRSYLHAAAVDGRTIRHVHRWAQGAQVQEAVRILRTNPKSAAGSAGELEAALTSHPERRDIAQELTARALSALFTVNVREACTPNRTDTLTLDSFVNEGGTLYVVGEPIEDPRSNPGAMPLLTALASSVVERGRRMAERSSSGRLDPPLTLVLDDVAAVAPLPQLPDLLAAADGTAPDRGLPTLALLRSQEQARSRWPHQDLPV; encoded by the coding sequence ATGAGACCGGACGACCGCGATCGCGATCGCCACAGCGGCGGCGGCCAGGGAGGCGTCCCCGACGGCCTGCTGCTCGGCATCCTGGCCTTCGTCCTCGGCATGACCGTCATGGTCTGGACGGCGACCGGCCTCGCCGGCCTCTTCTCCCACGGCTCCTGGCCGTCCGGGACCACCTTCCGCCGTACGCCCCTGGCCATACGCCAACTCGTCGAGGCCCCCCACGACCTGCCGGCCGCGTGGCCCGACACCCCACCCGACCAGCTCTCCGGGTACGGGCTCTTCTGGGGCCTGTTCATCGGCCAGCTGATGGTCCTCGTCGTCCTCACGGTGTTCGTCCTGGGCACGGTGGCGAGATGGCGGGCGGGCAGGGCGAGACGCAGAACACTCGCCGCGACGCCGGAACCGGAACCGGATCTCCTGACCAAGGGCGAGCCCGAGATCCCCCGGAGCCGGGCGGCGGAGCGGCCGGAGGTGACGCGCCCGCCGGTCGAGCACACCGCGGCGCCTGCGGCTCGGTCGGCGGAGCCGCCGCCGGTCTCGGTCCCGATGGAAACCGCCGAACGGGCGGGCGGGTGGGAAAACCCCGCCACAGCCCCGCAGGGAATCGTGCTGGGCCCGCGCGAAACCCGCCACCCCCTCGCCGTCCAGGCGATCCGGGACGCGGACGGCCCCGCCCTCGTCATCACCTCCGACCCCACCCTCTGGTCGAGCACGAAGGACGCCCGAGCCAAACTGGGCCCCGTCCTCCTCTACGACCCCTCCCACCTCTGCGACACCCCGGCCCGCCTCCACTGGTCCCCCTCGGCGGGCTGCGAGACCAAGGACACCGCGAAGGCCCGGGCGGCGGCACTCCTCGCCCCGGTCCGCCCCACGGCCAGGATCGACCAGGCGGTCGCCGACACCGCGGAGACCCTCCTCCGCAGCTACCTCCACGCCGCGGCGGTGGACGGCCGCACCATCCGCCACGTCCACCGCTGGGCCCAGGGCGCCCAGGTCCAGGAAGCCGTACGCATCCTCCGTACGAACCCGAAGTCGGCCGCGGGCTCCGCGGGCGAACTCGAAGCGGCCCTCACCTCGCACCCGGAACGCCGTGACATCGCCCAGGAGTTGACGGCCCGAGCGCTCTCCGCGCTCTTCACCGTCAACGTCCGGGAAGCGTGCACTCCAAACCGAACCGACACACTCACCTTGGATTCCTTCGTCAACGAAGGGGGCACGCTTTATGTGGTCGGTGAACCCATCGAGGACCCGAGGTCGAACCCCGGCGCCATGCCGCTCCTGACGGCCCTCGCCTCAAGCGTGGTCGAGCGCGGCCGGCGCATGGCCGAACGGTCATCCTCCGGTCGCCTCGACCCACCACTGACCCTCGTCCTGGACGACGTGGCCGCGGTCGCCCCGCTCCCCCAGCTCCCGGATCTCCTCGCCGCTGCCGACGGCACGGCCCCGGACCGGGGCCTGCCCACCCTGGCCCTCCTCCGCTCCCAGGAACAGGCCCGCTCCCGCTGGCCCCACCAGGACCTCCCGGTATGA
- a CDS encoding GNAT family N-acetyltransferase, whose translation MNPEYVIRSIGSDEWAAVKALALSALQDPVAHLAFLDTYEVAVGRPDSFWQERAAGAAEGVRERQQIVAEGSGGRWVGCVVVLVEEAGAVGALGAVSPVRQGHLVGVYVRPEARGSGLTERLFSYALRWAWEDAGLERARLFVHEGNGRAQAFYRKFGFVPTGESVPVPGDSGARELEFLFERS comes from the coding sequence ATGAATCCTGAGTACGTGATCCGTTCTATAGGCAGTGACGAGTGGGCGGCGGTGAAGGCGCTCGCTCTGTCCGCGCTTCAGGATCCGGTGGCGCATCTGGCTTTTCTGGATACGTACGAGGTCGCGGTGGGGCGGCCCGACAGTTTCTGGCAGGAGCGGGCCGCCGGAGCCGCGGAAGGGGTGCGTGAACGGCAGCAGATCGTCGCCGAAGGGTCCGGTGGGCGGTGGGTCGGGTGCGTGGTCGTGCTGGTCGAGGAGGCTGGCGCCGTCGGAGCGCTGGGGGCCGTGAGCCCCGTACGGCAGGGGCATCTGGTGGGGGTGTATGTGCGGCCCGAGGCGCGGGGGAGTGGGCTCACCGAGCGGCTGTTCTCGTATGCGCTGCGGTGGGCCTGGGAGGACGCCGGCCTGGAGCGGGCACGGTTGTTCGTGCACGAGGGGAACGGGCGGGCTCAGGCCTTCTACCGGAAGTTCGGGTTCGTGCCCACGGGGGAGAGCGTTCCCGTACCCGGGGACTCGGGTGCGCGGGAGCTGGAGTTCCTGTTCGAGCGGTCGTAG